In a single window of the Candidatus Poribacteria bacterium genome:
- a CDS encoding Gfo/Idh/MocA family oxidoreductase: protein MGEERKLGVGIFGAGWVAGEHARAYLNNPHCRIVAIGSRTERSAKALADRYGLDVRIYTDYQKFLDDPELDVVSICTPPNLHAQETIEAAQAGKHILIEKAIAIKLEDLPRMEKAVKEAGVKTVVSFVLRWNPLFQCIKSLLEQGALGRIFYAEVDYWHGIGPWYKQYSWNIKKDVGASSLLSAGCHAVDAMRYFLGLDKKVVEVFAYSTKIWQEYEYDPTIAGVLKFEDGTIGKISSSIECTTPYQFNIDLLGEYGTIRNNRIYSKKLMPGQTDYAAIPTILPDSGDVTHHPFQGEIDHLIDCILNDVESHVNLSDAVKTHEIIFAMDQSAAEGKPVKLPLL from the coding sequence ATGGGAGAGGAGAGGAAGCTCGGAGTGGGCATTTTCGGTGCGGGATGGGTCGCCGGCGAGCATGCCAGGGCCTATCTGAACAACCCGCACTGCCGCATCGTCGCCATAGGGAGCCGAACCGAGCGGAGCGCCAAGGCGCTTGCCGACAGATACGGTCTGGATGTCAGGATCTACACCGATTACCAGAAATTCCTGGACGATCCCGAACTGGACGTCGTTTCGATCTGCACGCCGCCCAACCTTCACGCCCAGGAGACGATAGAGGCCGCTCAGGCCGGAAAACACATCCTGATCGAGAAGGCCATAGCGATCAAGCTGGAGGATCTGCCCAGGATGGAGAAGGCGGTTAAGGAGGCGGGGGTCAAAACCGTCGTCAGCTTCGTGTTAAGGTGGAACCCGCTGTTTCAATGTATCAAATCTCTGCTCGAGCAGGGCGCTCTCGGCAGGATATTCTACGCCGAGGTGGATTATTGGCACGGGATAGGACCGTGGTACAAACAGTATAGCTGGAACATCAAGAAGGACGTCGGCGCAAGTTCGCTGCTGTCAGCGGGATGTCACGCGGTGGACGCCATGAGATACTTCCTCGGCCTGGATAAAAAAGTCGTTGAGGTCTTCGCATACTCCACTAAGATCTGGCAGGAGTACGAATATGACCCCACCATAGCGGGGGTGTTGAAGTTCGAGGACGGGACAATAGGTAAGATCAGCTCCTCGATCGAATGCACGACGCCCTATCAATTTAACATCGATCTTTTGGGGGAATACGGCACGATACGAAACAACAGGATCTACTCCAAGAAGCTGATGCCCGGTCAAACCGATTATGCCGCCATACCCACCATCCTTCCCGACAGCGGCGACGTCACACATCACCCGTTCCAGGGCGAGATAGATCACCTTATAGACTGTATACTCAACGATGTCGAATCGCACGTAAACCTTTCAGACGCGGTTAAAACCCACGAGATAATCTTCGCCATGGATCAAAGCGCGGCCGAAGGGAAACCGGTCAAACTGCCGTTGTTGTGA